The nucleotide window AAAGCATACGACAAAAGACAATTTTTATAAATGCTAAGCTGACGAATGTTTAGGTAAGCAACAATTACCAACTGGTTTCAAACTTAAGCCCCAGCCATGGAATAACCTCACCATCTTCAGACTTATACTCACCGGTAATGTTGTTGAATTCTTCTTCACCGTCTGTCGATGTAGCCAATACATTTAACACATCGACAAAGGCGATGATATTAACCGGTCCCCAGGTTTTGAAGTAATCCACACGCACGTTAAGTTGATGAAAGTTGTCTTTACGCTCGGTATTATTGGTAAAGTATTCCTGAGAATATCGCAGTGGATTGCCATCACCTAATACGTTTTCATTAATAATAAAGTCATCGTCTGGCTCGCCCGTGTAATATTTCCAACGCGCGCCGATTTTCCAGTTTTGGTTTATTTCCCAACTAAGCGCTAACGTTACCACATGAGGACGGTGATTATCGGCATCGTATTCTCCTTCTCCGTCATTATCGTCCCTTGTCGATTCGTTATAGGAATAGGTGAATTGCCCTGACCAATCATCGGTAAAGTAGCGGGTTAACACCGCATCCATACCATACGAATCCCCTTCACCGTTATTGCTCAACAAGCCATCGGTACGTGCACTATCGACAACGAGTTTGTCCAAATCTTGATAATAAAGTTCGACTAACAAGTTGTACTCTTTCGTTAACAGCCAATTACCACCTACTGATACATGGGTAATTTTTTCATTTTCTAAGTCTTCATTTTCAGGATCCGACGCCCTATCAAGAAAACGGGGCGCTTGATAAAAAATGCCTGTAGAAAAGGTATATTGACTTGTTATCGAAGGCGTCCAGGCAAAATTAAAACGTGGCGATAAAAGGTCTTGCTCTGACAAGTCATCGCGATCGTATCGCACACCTGCATTTATTTGGTATTCATGCCAACGATAGGTTTGCTCAACATAACCCGCTATTGAGGTTGCCGTTATATCGTATGAAGAGTTGATAAACTCTGGCATTAAAACGATATATTTTTGCTCAGGTGACGGTCTGAAATCGTCTTGATCGTAAGTAAACTGTATCCAGTCATCGTCTAGTACCGTGTCAAAACTTAAATCGTAATCTCTCACCTCTAACCCCATGTTGATTTCACCAATGGCATTAAAGGTGGTTAGATCGAGTCGAAGTCCAATTTCGGTTTCTTCTTCATCAATCATCAAAATATCACGACGAACGGGAATGTCTTGATAAGGTGTGTCAAGAGGGACAAGATCAGGATACGCTTCACCTTGAGAGCTCGATTTATCGCTGGTTCGATAATATATGTTGCTAGACAATTCGCTTTCACTGCCCAACAAGGTTAACCAAGTTAAGCCAACTAAAGTACTGTCTTGTTCATTAAAG belongs to Thalassotalea sp. HSM 43 and includes:
- a CDS encoding TonB-dependent receptor; this translates as MKAMHMWSWLFVLVTAVMSFCASSAEQEQSILGEIYVTVKHQKTNRVIAEANLSLSDREGKTYTLKTDSKGQVSFTALAAGLYDLTVTKTGFNNVVQNSIRVINNRVSTVEISMPETDSMEVITITSSKSNVTSGEPVSTTYMDREALRSAIGGGSDVMRALDGLPGLVSTGEFASFSVRGRGPRDNLIYVDNMPFDKIVHFDASLGETEDVDGGGRFSIFAPNLIQSAEFSPGGWGAAYGGKAGSLLKLDVVSGGKTPTASFRLDVAGYEVGYEGPSGIADNTSIVFNARHLDFGEFFDTIDEKDIGEPVLSDILFKSVTEIDSENTIEFLALFSPEEYTRDLEHVVESPDFEDVEVAFNEQDSTLVGLTWLTLLGSESELSSNIYYRTSDKSSSQGEAYPDLVPLDTPYQDIPVRRDILMIDEEETEIGLRLDLTTFNAIGEINMGLEVRDYDLSFDTVLDDDWIQFTYDQDDFRPSPEQKYIVLMPEFINSSYDITATSIAGYVEQTYRWHEYQINAGVRYDRDDLSEQDLLSPRFNFAWTPSITSQYTFSTGIFYQAPRFLDRASDPENEDLENEKITHVSVGGNWLLTKEYNLLVELYYQDLDKLVVDSARTDGLLSNNGEGDSYGMDAVLTRYFTDDWSGQFTYSYNESTRDDNDGEGEYDADNHRPHVVTLALSWEINQNWKIGARWKYYTGEPDDDFIINENVLGDGNPLRYSQEYFTNNTERKDNFHQLNVRVDYFKTWGPVNIIAFVDVLNVLATSTDGEEEFNNITGEYKSEDGEVIPWLGLKFETSW